In Aegilops tauschii subsp. strangulata cultivar AL8/78 chromosome 3, Aet v6.0, whole genome shotgun sequence, one genomic interval encodes:
- the LOC109769972 gene encoding probable E3 ubiquitin-protein ligase RHC1A, which produces MSGGRQTYWCFQCRQRVRPRGREMECPYCDAGFVAEMDDVDALMSQFVGMYSDFHRDPRFGIMEAMSTVMRHGMGSMNREADVRGRPSILSDLETEFGSGPWLLFRGQLPGHLSEANSGFDVFVNGRRGVGMRRADVADYFVGPGLEDLIEQLTHNDRRGPPPASQSSIDAMPSVRITARHLTGDSHCPVCKDKFELGSEAREMPCKHLYHSDCILPWLEQHNSCPVCRYELPTQSSSGASCSRSRSTNQNDSSSSSSSSGRTSGRQRRRNPFSFLWPFRSSSSSTGSR; this is translated from the coding sequence ATGTCAGGAGGTCGGCAGACATATTGGTGCTTCCAGTGTAGACAGCGGGTTAGGCCGCGTGGACGGGAGATGGAGTGTCCTTACTGTGATGCTGGCTTTGTGGCTGAAATGGATGATGTCGATGCTCTCATGAGCCAATTTGTTGGGATGTATAGTGATTTTCATCGTGACCCAAGGTTCGGGATCATGGAGGCAATGTCTACCGTGATGCGACATGGAATGGGGAGCATGAATCGAGAGGCTGATGTAAGAGGAAGGCCAAGCATATTATCTGACCTGGAGACGGAATTTGGTTCAGGGCCATGGTTGCTCTTCCGTGGCCAGCTCCCCGGTCATCTCTCAGAGGCCAATAGTGGTTTCGACGTTTTCGTCAATGGACGCCGTGGTGTTGGCATGCGGAGGGCAGATGTTGCAGATTACTTTGTTGGGCCTGGATTGGAAGATCTGATTGAGCAGTTGACTCATAATGATCGTCGAGGGCCACCACCTGCCTCTCAGTCATCGATTGATGCCATGCCTAGTGTTAGGATCACTGCCAGGCATCTCACTGGAGACTCGCATTGCCCTGTCTGCAAGGACAAGTTTGAACTGGGATCAGAAGCAAGAGAGATGCCATGCAAGCATTTATACCACTCTGATTGCATACTTCCTTGGCTAGAGCAACACAATTCCTGTCCTGTTTGCCGATATGAGCTGCCCACACAGAGCTCTAGTGGTGCCAGCTGCTCACGCTCAAGATCAACCAACCAAAATGACAGTTCAAGCAGCTCAAGTAGCAGTGGGAGAACCAGCGGGCGTCAGAGGAGAAGGAACCCGTTCTCGTTCCTATGGCCTTTCCGCTCATCAAGTTCTAGCACTGGTTCTCGTTAG